A section of the Streptomyces sp. Je 1-369 genome encodes:
- a CDS encoding fibronectin type III domain-containing protein gives MRRIPRPSGHPAPPALLTVMAATAVALGGCAWGGDAEDNNPPAAPRGVTVQAGSSTTAHVMWNQATDDTEVTAYEVYRDAKKVKEVLGRESMVDVVGLEPSATYRFTVRARDAAGNLSEDSKRLTVTMPAAAAADRTPPSRPGRLKGEAEGSRAAMLSWGTSSDDKKVASYEIFQGGSKVHSVGGNQTATLVTGLRPGTDYIFTVKARDAADNFSPASRQVRVRTAAGKDSGRGTAPTGFRADTHRADGAYYIDLAWTPPRTGGAVAEYQIQLDGRTATSLVFGGTAPRDKAEHSFYIGKTAGERHRVRIRPKLPDGTWGGYSPERTVTTG, from the coding sequence GTGCGACGGATTCCCCGCCCGTCCGGCCATCCGGCCCCGCCGGCCCTGCTCACCGTCATGGCCGCGACCGCGGTCGCACTGGGCGGCTGCGCCTGGGGCGGCGACGCCGAGGACAACAATCCCCCGGCGGCGCCCCGCGGCGTCACCGTGCAGGCGGGCAGCTCCACCACCGCCCACGTCATGTGGAACCAGGCCACCGACGACACCGAAGTCACGGCGTACGAGGTGTACCGCGACGCCAAGAAGGTGAAGGAGGTGCTGGGGCGGGAGTCCATGGTGGACGTCGTCGGCCTCGAGCCGTCCGCCACGTACCGCTTCACCGTCCGCGCCCGCGACGCCGCGGGGAACCTCAGCGAGGACAGCAAGAGGCTGACGGTCACGATGCCCGCCGCGGCCGCCGCCGACCGCACGCCCCCGTCCCGGCCCGGGCGGCTCAAGGGCGAGGCCGAGGGGAGCCGGGCGGCGATGCTCTCCTGGGGCACGTCGTCGGACGACAAGAAGGTGGCCTCGTACGAGATCTTCCAGGGCGGCTCGAAGGTCCACAGCGTGGGCGGGAACCAGACCGCGACGCTCGTCACCGGACTGCGGCCCGGCACCGACTACATCTTCACCGTCAAGGCGCGGGACGCCGCCGACAACTTCTCACCCGCGAGCCGCCAGGTCCGCGTCAGGACCGCGGCGGGCAAGGACTCGGGGCGCGGCACCGCGCCGACCGGGTTCCGTGCCGACACGCACCGCGCCGACGGGGCGTACTACATCGACCTGGCGTGGACTCCGCCACGCACCGGCGGCGCCGTGGCGGAGTACCAGATCCAGCTGGACGGGCGCACCGCCACGTCGCTCGTCTTCGGCGGGACGGCTCCGCGGGACAAGGCCGAGCACAGCTTCTACATCGGCAAGACGGCCGGTGAGCGGCACCGGGTACGCATCCGCCCGAAGCTGCCGGACGGGACGTGGGGCGGCTACTCCCCCGAACGGACCGTCACCACGGGCTGA
- a CDS encoding PadR family transcriptional regulator → MALRHAVLAALLDGEYSGYQLAKGFDIGVANFWHALPQQLYAELAKLETEGLVAGREVVQDGRPNKRLFRVTDEGLAEMERFAARAAKPSFIRDDLLVKVQAVDGVAAAPVIEQLTERAAVADAKIEVLEKLLVRLRGDADEDDFLRTGERVGPYLTCLRGLAFERESRDWCRRAAALLSERAAAAQGSS, encoded by the coding sequence ATGGCTCTGCGGCACGCGGTGCTCGCGGCACTGCTGGACGGCGAGTACAGCGGATACCAGTTGGCCAAGGGTTTCGACATCGGCGTCGCCAACTTCTGGCACGCGCTGCCCCAGCAGCTCTACGCCGAGCTGGCCAAGCTGGAGACGGAGGGCCTGGTCGCCGGACGCGAGGTCGTCCAGGATGGGCGGCCCAACAAACGGCTGTTCCGCGTCACCGACGAGGGCCTCGCCGAGATGGAGCGGTTCGCCGCACGGGCCGCGAAGCCGTCCTTCATCCGCGACGACCTGCTCGTCAAGGTGCAGGCCGTCGACGGCGTGGCCGCCGCGCCCGTGATCGAGCAGCTCACGGAGAGGGCGGCGGTCGCCGACGCGAAGATCGAGGTCCTGGAGAAGCTGCTCGTACGGCTGCGCGGCGACGCCGACGAGGACGACTTCCTGCGCACCGGCGAGCGGGTCGGCCCCTATCTGACGTGCCTGCGCGGGCTCGCCTTCGAGCGCGAGTCCCGCGACTGGTGCCGGCGCGCGGCAGCGCTGCTGAGCGAACGGGCAGCTGCCGCGCAGGGGTCTTCATGA
- a CDS encoding nuclear transport factor 2 family protein — translation MTPIHPTAARFRALVERGDLDALENLFTPDVRLYSPVKFTPFEGRPMVLALFGVLLRTFDDFRYVGAYAGEARTSVDGTEAESNVLLFRTTVHGKDIHGIDLLHFDEEGRIKEFTVMVRPQSAVQTLGQAVQEGLVAAGLVPAPAPAPQ, via the coding sequence ATGACCCCCATCCACCCCACCGCCGCGCGCTTCCGCGCCCTCGTCGAGCGAGGCGATCTCGACGCCCTGGAGAACCTGTTCACACCGGACGTCCGGCTCTACAGCCCGGTCAAGTTCACGCCCTTCGAAGGGCGGCCCATGGTGCTCGCGCTCTTCGGCGTGCTGCTGCGCACGTTCGACGACTTCCGGTACGTGGGTGCGTACGCGGGTGAGGCGCGGACCAGCGTCGACGGCACCGAGGCCGAGTCGAACGTGCTGCTGTTCCGCACCACCGTGCACGGCAAGGACATCCACGGCATCGACCTGCTGCACTTCGACGAGGAAGGGCGGATCAAGGAGTTCACCGTGATGGTGCGCCCGCAGTCCGCGGTGCAGACGCTCGGGCAGGCGGTCCAGGAGGGACTCGTCGCGGCCGGCCTGGTCCCTGCCCCCGCCCCCGCCCCTCAGTAG
- a CDS encoding sugar phosphate isomerase/epimerase family protein has protein sequence MPRPLSVQLYTVRDQLVADREGTLRRLAGLGYGAVEAYDVLGDPKGLRRIVDDLGLTVSGTHAVQLLGPEPGPVLDAVAILGTDLAIVPAGIPPEEFTSRDGLARTADRLNSLADVARRHGIRIGYHNHWWEIEPRFDDEGDKGGGDDAEAALPHAVDVLAQLLDPAVLLEIDTYWAAVGGADVPALLRRLGDRVRALHLKDGPGTKEDPNVAVGGGTMPVPEILAAAPDAWRIVEFDSCAGDADALFDELAASRTYLASLAAA, from the coding sequence ATGCCACGACCGCTCAGCGTTCAGCTCTACACCGTGCGCGATCAGCTCGTCGCCGACCGGGAGGGGACGCTGCGCCGCCTCGCCGGTCTCGGGTACGGCGCCGTGGAGGCGTACGACGTGCTCGGCGACCCGAAGGGCCTGCGGCGGATCGTCGACGACCTCGGGCTCACCGTGTCCGGCACGCACGCCGTGCAGCTCCTCGGCCCGGAACCGGGCCCCGTCCTCGACGCGGTGGCCATCCTCGGCACCGACCTGGCGATCGTGCCCGCGGGCATCCCGCCCGAGGAGTTCACCTCGCGCGACGGCCTCGCACGGACCGCCGACCGCCTCAACTCCCTTGCCGACGTGGCCCGTCGGCACGGCATACGCATCGGCTACCACAACCACTGGTGGGAGATCGAGCCCCGTTTCGACGACGAGGGCGACAAGGGCGGCGGGGACGACGCGGAAGCAGCGCTCCCGCACGCCGTCGACGTACTCGCCCAACTCCTCGACCCCGCCGTCCTCCTGGAGATCGACACCTATTGGGCGGCGGTCGGCGGCGCCGACGTCCCGGCGCTCCTGCGCCGCCTCGGCGACCGCGTGCGAGCCCTGCACCTCAAGGACGGGCCCGGCACGAAGGAGGACCCGAACGTGGCGGTCGGCGGCGGCACCATGCCCGTGCCGGAGATCCTCGCCGCCGCGCCGGACGCCTGGCGGATCGTCGAGTTCGACTCCTGCGCCGGTGACGCCGACGCCCTCTTCGACGAGCTCGCCGCCAGCCGCACCTACCTCGCCTCCCTGGCGGCGGCATGA
- a CDS encoding Gfo/Idh/MocA family protein, producing MTSNPTGAGPVGVAVVGAGVISAQYLRTLSRFPDVRVVAVADLDEERAATVARTHGVPVSGGPADVLALPEVELVVNLTVPAAHAQVSTAALRAGKHVYGEKPITLVPTEAEKLLAEASERGLLVGNAPDTFLGAGLQSALRAVATGHIGAPVAATTVTQGLGPEAWHPDPAFFYQPGAGPLFDLGPYYLTSLVALFGSVEQVAATAARAREERVVGSGPQAGRVFPVDVPTHVSSLLRFASGVRAHSTFSFDSALPRIRFEITGTEGTLSVPDPNTFVGPLKLLPNGSDTWRELPVRGRTDGRGLGVVDMARAVRGSGPHRASGALALHVLQTMTAITHSAHRAEFVPLAAQIVPPEPLPEEWDPEEATLG from the coding sequence ATGACCTCGAACCCCACCGGCGCGGGACCCGTCGGCGTCGCCGTCGTCGGAGCCGGCGTCATCAGCGCCCAGTACCTGCGTACGTTGAGCCGGTTCCCGGACGTCCGCGTCGTGGCCGTCGCCGACCTGGACGAGGAGCGGGCCGCCACCGTCGCCCGCACCCACGGCGTACCCGTCTCGGGCGGCCCCGCGGACGTGCTCGCCCTGCCCGAGGTCGAACTCGTCGTCAACCTCACCGTGCCCGCCGCCCACGCGCAGGTGTCGACGGCCGCCCTGCGCGCCGGGAAGCACGTCTACGGCGAGAAGCCCATCACGCTCGTCCCCACGGAGGCGGAGAAGCTGCTCGCCGAGGCGTCGGAGCGGGGGCTCCTCGTCGGCAACGCGCCGGACACGTTCCTCGGCGCGGGCCTGCAGTCGGCGCTGCGGGCCGTCGCGACCGGGCACATCGGTGCCCCCGTGGCGGCGACGACGGTCACCCAGGGACTCGGGCCCGAGGCGTGGCACCCCGATCCCGCGTTCTTCTACCAGCCGGGCGCGGGGCCGCTCTTCGACCTCGGCCCCTACTACCTGACCTCGCTCGTGGCCCTGTTCGGCAGCGTGGAGCAGGTGGCCGCGACCGCGGCGCGCGCCCGCGAGGAGCGGGTCGTCGGTTCGGGGCCGCAGGCCGGCCGGGTCTTCCCCGTCGACGTACCGACGCACGTGTCGTCGCTCCTCCGGTTCGCCTCGGGTGTGCGGGCCCACTCGACGTTCAGCTTCGACTCGGCGCTCCCCCGCATCCGGTTCGAGATCACCGGGACCGAGGGCACGCTGTCCGTGCCCGATCCGAACACGTTCGTGGGGCCGCTGAAGCTGCTGCCCAACGGCTCCGACACATGGCGTGAGCTGCCGGTGCGCGGGCGGACCGACGGGCGCGGTCTCGGCGTGGTCGACATGGCGCGGGCCGTGCGCGGCAGCGGGCCCCACCGGGCGTCCGGCGCGCTCGCGCTGCACGTGCTCCAGACGATGACGGCGATCACGCACTCCGCGCACCGGGCGGAGTTCGTGCCGCTCGCCGCGCAGATCGTGCCGCCCGAGCCGCTGCCGGAGGAGTGGGATCCCGAGGAGGCGACCCTCGGATAG
- a CDS encoding PadR family transcriptional regulator — MSLPHAILTALLEKPSSGLELTRRFDKSIGYFWSATHQQIYRELGKLERDGAIRALPGQGVTRGQKKEYEVLPAGREELARWTAASQDPKPLRDTLLLRLRAAAVVGTQGIQEDLHRHLDLHRRQLAEYEEIEKRDFPPGKDAVEDRLRHVVLRAGIDLETFWTQWLTRAIDELEAP, encoded by the coding sequence ATGTCACTCCCGCACGCGATCCTCACCGCCCTCCTGGAGAAGCCCTCGTCCGGCCTCGAACTGACCCGCAGGTTCGACAAGTCGATCGGCTACTTCTGGTCGGCCACGCACCAGCAGATCTACCGCGAGCTGGGCAAACTGGAGCGGGACGGCGCCATCCGCGCACTGCCGGGTCAAGGGGTGACACGCGGGCAGAAGAAGGAGTACGAGGTGCTGCCGGCGGGCCGTGAGGAACTGGCCCGCTGGACGGCGGCGAGCCAGGACCCCAAACCCCTGCGCGACACCCTCCTGCTGCGCCTGCGCGCCGCCGCGGTCGTCGGCACGCAGGGCATCCAGGAGGACCTGCACCGCCATCTCGACCTCCACAGGCGGCAGTTGGCCGAGTACGAGGAGATCGAGAAGCGGGACTTCCCGCCCGGCAAGGACGCCGTCGAGGACCGGCTGCGCCATGTGGTGCTGCGCGCGGGCATCGACCTGGAGACGTTCTGGACGCAGTGGCTCACGCGGGCGATCGACGAGCTGGAGGCACCGTAA
- a CDS encoding NADPH-dependent 2,4-dienoyl-CoA reductase — MSRYPNLLNPLDLGFTTLPNRVLMGSMHVGLEEAPNGFERMAEFYATRARGGVGLIVTGGIAPNELGRPWDGGAKLTTDAEAKEHEAITAAVHAEGGRIAMQILHFGRYAYHDKLVAPSPLQAPISPFVPRELTDDEVEQTVEDFVRAAELAKSAGYDGVEVMGSEGYLINEFIAAPTNRRTDRWGGSYENRIRFPVEIVRRTRERVGADFIIIYRLSMLDLVPGGSTLEEVVHLAKEIEAAGATIINTGIGWHEARIPTIATSVPRGAYSFVTKKLMGEVSVPLVTVNRINTPEIAEQLLAEGAADMVSLARPLLADPDFVNKAQDERPEAINTCIGCNQACLDHTFNLQITSCLVNPRACHETELVLSPTRAKKRLAVVGAGPAGLAFAVSAAERGYDVTLFDAADEIGGQLNVARKIPGKEEFDETLRYFRTQLDLRGVTVRLNTVVTADELAGDAFDEVVVAAGVTPRTPEIPGIDHPSVVGYLDVLRDEAPVGERVAIIGAGGIGFDVAEFLTDGGEKASLDPATYFRQWGVDMDYRERGGLTKPERPTPPRTVHLLQRKTSKVGKGLGKTTGWIHRTELRHRGVAMVAGVSYDLIDDAGLHITVDGESSVIPVDTVVLCSGQEPRRDLYEELVAAGASVHLIGGADVAAELDAKRAIKQGTELAAAL; from the coding sequence ATGAGCCGTTACCCGAACCTGCTGAACCCGCTCGACCTGGGCTTCACCACCCTGCCCAACCGGGTCCTCATGGGGTCCATGCACGTGGGCCTCGAAGAGGCACCGAACGGTTTCGAGCGGATGGCGGAGTTCTACGCGACCCGCGCGCGCGGCGGCGTCGGCCTCATCGTCACCGGCGGCATCGCCCCGAACGAGCTGGGGCGCCCCTGGGACGGCGGCGCCAAACTGACCACCGACGCCGAGGCGAAGGAGCACGAGGCGATCACCGCCGCCGTGCACGCCGAGGGCGGGAGGATCGCGATGCAGATCCTCCACTTCGGGCGGTACGCCTACCACGACAAGCTGGTCGCCCCGAGCCCGCTCCAGGCGCCGATCAGCCCCTTCGTGCCCCGCGAGCTCACCGACGACGAGGTCGAGCAGACCGTCGAGGACTTCGTGCGCGCCGCCGAGCTCGCCAAGTCCGCGGGCTACGACGGCGTCGAGGTCATGGGCTCCGAGGGCTACCTCATCAACGAGTTCATCGCGGCCCCCACCAACCGGCGCACCGACCGCTGGGGCGGCAGCTACGAGAACCGCATCCGCTTCCCCGTCGAGATCGTCCGCCGCACCCGCGAGCGCGTCGGCGCCGACTTCATCATCATCTACCGCCTGTCCATGCTGGACCTCGTCCCCGGCGGCTCGACCCTCGAAGAGGTCGTCCACCTCGCCAAGGAGATCGAGGCGGCGGGCGCGACCATCATCAACACCGGCATCGGCTGGCACGAGGCACGCATCCCCACCATCGCCACGTCCGTGCCGCGCGGCGCGTACAGCTTCGTGACGAAGAAGCTCATGGGCGAGGTCTCCGTGCCGCTCGTGACCGTCAACCGCATCAACACCCCCGAGATCGCCGAACAGTTGCTGGCCGAGGGCGCCGCCGACATGGTGTCCCTCGCCCGCCCGCTGCTCGCCGACCCCGACTTCGTCAACAAGGCACAGGACGAGCGGCCCGAGGCCATCAACACCTGCATCGGCTGCAACCAGGCCTGCCTGGACCACACCTTCAACCTGCAGATCACCTCCTGCCTGGTGAACCCGCGCGCCTGCCACGAGACCGAGCTCGTGCTCTCGCCCACCCGCGCCAAGAAGCGCCTCGCCGTGGTCGGCGCGGGGCCCGCCGGCCTCGCCTTCGCCGTCTCCGCGGCCGAACGCGGCTACGACGTCACCCTCTTCGACGCCGCCGACGAGATCGGCGGCCAGCTCAACGTCGCCAGGAAGATCCCCGGCAAGGAGGAGTTCGACGAGACCCTGCGCTACTTCCGCACCCAGCTCGACCTGCGCGGCGTCACCGTCAGGCTGAACACCGTCGTCACCGCGGACGAGCTCGCGGGGGACGCCTTCGACGAGGTCGTCGTCGCCGCCGGAGTCACCCCCCGTACCCCCGAGATCCCCGGTATCGACCACCCCAGCGTCGTCGGCTACCTCGACGTGCTGCGCGACGAGGCCCCCGTGGGCGAGCGGGTCGCGATCATCGGCGCGGGCGGCATCGGCTTCGACGTCGCCGAGTTCCTCACCGACGGCGGCGAGAAGGCGAGCCTCGACCCGGCGACGTACTTCCGGCAGTGGGGCGTCGACATGGACTACCGCGAGCGCGGCGGCCTGACGAAGCCCGAGCGGCCCACACCGCCGCGCACCGTCCACCTGCTGCAGCGCAAGACGTCCAAGGTCGGCAAGGGCCTCGGCAAGACCACGGGCTGGATCCACCGCACCGAACTGCGCCACCGCGGCGTCGCGATGGTGGCGGGCGTCAGCTACGACCTGATCGACGACGCGGGCCTGCACATCACTGTCGACGGCGAGTCGTCCGTCATCCCCGTCGACACCGTCGTGCTCTGCTCCGGCCAGGAGCCGCGCCGCGACCTGTACGAGGAGCTCGTCGCGGCCGGGGCCTCGGTGCACCTCATCGGCGGCGCCGACGTGGCCGCCGAACTGGACGCCAAGCGCGCCATCAAGCAGGGCACGGAGCTGGCCGCCGCGCTGTGA
- a CDS encoding methylated-DNA--[protein]-cysteine S-methyltransferase gives MTVYATIDSPLGELLLVGEESATAKGGTALVSLSVPDQKGGAAVRDGWVRDDEAFDAVTAQLRAYFAGSLTHFDIEYAAGAGTEFQRKVWDALDTIPYGTTTTYGRLAERLGLSRAAVRALGTAIGRNPLLVVRPCHRVIGADGSLTGYAGGLERKQLLLDLEATA, from the coding sequence ATGACCGTCTACGCGACGATCGACAGCCCGCTGGGCGAGCTGCTGCTGGTGGGCGAGGAGTCGGCCACCGCCAAGGGCGGCACCGCCCTGGTCTCGCTGTCCGTGCCGGACCAGAAGGGCGGCGCCGCCGTCAGGGACGGCTGGGTCCGCGACGACGAGGCGTTCGACGCGGTCACCGCGCAGCTGCGCGCCTACTTCGCCGGGAGCCTCACCCACTTCGACATCGAGTACGCCGCCGGGGCGGGCACCGAGTTCCAGCGCAAGGTCTGGGACGCCCTCGACACGATCCCCTACGGCACCACGACCACCTACGGACGGCTCGCCGAACGCCTCGGCCTCTCCCGCGCCGCGGTCCGCGCCCTCGGCACCGCCATCGGCCGCAACCCGCTCCTCGTCGTCCGCCCCTGCCACCGCGTCATCGGCGCCGACGGCTCCCTGACCGGCTACGCGGGCGGTCTGGAGCGCAAGCAACTGCTCCTCGACCTGGAGGCGACGGCATGA
- a CDS encoding 2OG-Fe(II) oxygenase, with protein sequence MTTTTRTPGAAVDAADWTALATELDAHGCALTPRLVDPAGCRRIAELYDDPALFRSTVDMARHRFGSGRYRYFTHDLPDPVAELRSALYPHLLAVARDWADRLGRPAPWPDSLEEWLDRCHAAGQTKSSQILLRYEEGDWNALHRDLFGDLVFPLQVVIGLDEQGTDYTGGEFLLVEQRPRAQSRGTSTVLKQGHGLVFTTRDRPVRSARGWSAGPVRHGVSTVRSGLRRSLGLVFHDAA encoded by the coding sequence ATGACCACCACCACGCGCACCCCCGGCGCGGCGGTCGACGCGGCGGACTGGACGGCGCTCGCCACCGAGCTCGACGCGCACGGCTGCGCGCTCACACCCCGCCTCGTCGATCCCGCCGGATGCCGCCGCATCGCCGAGCTCTACGACGACCCCGCCCTCTTCCGCTCCACCGTCGACATGGCCAGGCACCGCTTCGGCTCCGGCCGGTACCGCTACTTCACCCACGACCTCCCTGACCCCGTCGCCGAACTGCGGTCGGCGCTCTACCCGCACCTGCTCGCCGTCGCCCGCGACTGGGCCGACCGCCTGGGGCGCCCTGCCCCCTGGCCCGACTCCCTGGAGGAGTGGCTCGACCGGTGCCACGCGGCGGGCCAGACCAAGTCCTCCCAGATCCTGCTGCGCTACGAAGAAGGCGACTGGAACGCCCTGCACCGCGACCTGTTCGGTGACCTGGTCTTCCCTCTCCAGGTCGTCATCGGCCTGGACGAGCAGGGCACCGACTACACGGGCGGCGAGTTCCTGCTCGTCGAGCAGCGGCCGCGGGCCCAGTCGCGCGGCACGTCGACCGTCCTGAAGCAGGGCCACGGCCTGGTCTTCACCACCCGGGACCGCCCGGTGCGCTCCGCGCGCGGCTGGTCCGCGGGGCCGGTGCGGCACGGCGTGAGCACGGTGCGGTCGGGGCTGCGCAGGTCACTGGGGCTCGTCTTCCACGACGCCGCATGA
- a CDS encoding alpha-ketoglutarate-dependent dioxygenase AlkB family protein has translation MAVLNELFPRARTVLAPGAVHLPDWLAPEAQLRLLEACREWARPPAGLRTVRTPGGGAMTARQVCLGWHWYPYGYARTVVDGDGAPVKPMPPWLAELGRAGAAAAGHDVEGPYDIALVNFYDADARMGMHRDSDENSGAAVVSLSLGDTGVFRFGNTETRTKPYTDVELRSGDLVVFGGASRLAYHGVPKVLPGTAPPELGLTGRLNITLRVSGLAGDGR, from the coding sequence GTGGCCGTACTGAACGAGCTGTTCCCGCGGGCCCGCACCGTCCTCGCCCCGGGGGCGGTGCACCTGCCCGACTGGCTGGCACCGGAGGCGCAGCTCCGGCTCCTTGAGGCGTGCAGGGAGTGGGCGCGGCCACCCGCCGGGCTGCGTACGGTCAGGACGCCCGGCGGCGGTGCGATGACGGCGCGGCAGGTCTGCCTGGGGTGGCACTGGTATCCGTACGGGTACGCGCGCACCGTCGTCGACGGGGACGGCGCCCCGGTGAAGCCGATGCCGCCGTGGCTCGCCGAGCTGGGCCGCGCGGGCGCCGCGGCGGCCGGTCACGACGTCGAGGGGCCGTACGACATCGCCCTCGTCAACTTCTACGACGCCGACGCGCGGATGGGCATGCACCGCGACAGCGACGAGAACTCGGGGGCCGCAGTGGTGTCCCTGAGCCTCGGGGACACAGGTGTATTCCGCTTCGGCAACACGGAGACGCGCACGAAGCCCTACACGGACGTCGAGCTGCGCAGCGGCGACCTGGTGGTGTTCGGTGGCGCCTCGCGCCTCGCGTACCACGGGGTGCCGAAGGTGCTTCCCGGCACCGCGCCGCCGGAGCTGGGGCTGACCGGGCGGTTGAACATCACGCTGCGGGTCAGCGGGCTCGCCGGGGACGGGCGCTGA